The sequence below is a genomic window from Paenibacillus sp. DCT19.
CCCCCGTCTCCATCTTTTAGATACGGATTCAGCCCAGAGAACTGCTCCCCGGAAACATATACACCTGTAAGTAGTCGTCCCTCTAACATCTCGCCATCCAGCTGCACACATAAAGAAGGTGCTGTCACATATTCCTGATACAACGGAATCTGACCATAAGGACGATGGACTTTGAACAATTTGCCCTGCTCATTGAGTGGACGCTCCGAGAAGTAGGTAGGCACGATGTAGCGTGCAATGGTATCCAATTCATCTGCTGTGTAGAATGCTTCATCACCAAGCCATGGGGCGAACATCCGAATCTTCTCATATTGAGCCCACACAATCGCTTGAATCAGCATTTCCGGCTTGAACACATGTCCTTCCCCATTCGCTGTAGATGATGAGCCACGAAGGAAGGTGTCTGCATGTAATGGCATAATCTGATCTTCATTATGTCTCAGTTCGCATCCTATGCATTTCCAGCCTCTAGAAGTCTGAATCCATTTTTGCAGCACAATCGGAGCTAAACCTAAGCCCTTGCTGCGATCCAACCGATGCTTATCGGAATCTTGATTCCTAACCGATTGAGAATACGTATTGCGAACGAATAGTTCTGCTGCTTTCTTATAAATCAAATGTACCTGAATGGATGCGTTCTCAAGTTCTGCGATATCTTGTTTGCCGTAGCGTACTTCACGGGATAAGCTTTCTTCTCTCATGACAAGTGGCCTCCTCGCTCCGACCGTATACGGCCATAGTTGTAAGGAATAGACGTTGTTCTTGTTCTTACAATTATACTACAACTCCTGACAACATGTGCAGAACACACAAGAATTATGTCAGGGATTCCATTATCTTTATCATACATAGTTAAGACCCATAACATACCTACATTGAACGATGAGGGTACGAACCGATGAAGTTTTGCTCTACATGCTTTCTTGGTATCTTAAAACAAAAAGCTCTCGATTTCCAGTGAAATCAAGAGCTTCTGTCCATTACCTGCTTCAAAATTAGGGTTCATATTGAAATACATCAATTAGTCAACCCAATGCTCCGCCCAGTCCTGAATTTGATTCATAACCGGCTGGAGCGCCTTGCCTTTTTCTGTCAACTCGTATTCAATACGAACCGGCGTCTCTGGATACACATGACGGATTAGAATGCCTTCACTTTCCAGATCCTTCATCCGCTCGGAT
It includes:
- a CDS encoding helix-turn-helix domain-containing protein, which produces MEGQDLRMCPRFETAFSFLGKRWNGLIIQTLMSGSKRFKDISNLIPSMSDKMLSERMKDLESEGILIRHVYPETPVRIEYELTEKGKALQPVMNQIQDWAEHWVD